The segment GAGAATACACGACTAAGAGTGCTGTAAACACCGCGGCTACTTACAATCAGTCTCAGAGGCTGGGGGTGCGCTTGACCCCACATTGTTTCTTATATCTGGTCTTGAAAACTAAGAACAATAATTCCatcatcaatttttcacaGAGCTTGCctcatataatattatattatgtagCTTGATAGCGAgcataaaaagagaaaatgcggcttttttgaaaattaaaagaattttaaaaatcgggAACCAGTTTTAGCCATCAATTATATGcatagtttatatttttaaaggaaaatgcaaaaaataaatgatgaaaaaccaaattttagttgtttcaatgaaaatataatactaTGCTTTGGAACCTGTTCCCCCAAACACCCTCCAGATAGGAGGTAGGTTTAACCGTCTAAAGAACTTGAATAGTACCGGTATTACTGAATTTGCTTATTGCGAGGGAAAACTTCAGACGTCGAACATATGAGAGGATAAACAAGGCTAACCCAGACGTTGTGGGGGTTCGTGGGAAATGGATTTGTTATTGCACGCGGATTTGTTTTGTGTTATTGTTTAGTTTAATGAATGATAGCCAACCGAAGCTACACGTACTCGAATGACTTGTTGGTTGGTGTTATCGCGACGGACGATTGGGATcttcggcggcggctgctcaCACTTTTTATCATCATCAACATTAGGATGCAGATTTGAATCCAACATGAGGAAGATTCTGCACGTAGCCGAGAAAAACGATGCGGCGAAAAACATCGCATCCATTATGTCTGGAGGTCGATCGCAACGGGTTTGTGTGACttatagaatttaattttatttacatacatATTTGACTTGATTTAATTGTGCAGCGCGAGGGCATGTCGCGTTTCAACAAAATCTACGAGTTCAACATGAATTTCCAAGGGCAGAACTGCAAGATGGTGATGACGTCTGTGTCAGGTCATCTACTGGGTCATGACTTCCCTGCCACCTACAGGGGATGGAACTCGTGTAACCCTGTCGACCTTTTTTCTGCGCCCGTGGTCAAGTCGTGCAGCAATGACATGGAACCCATCAAGGTTTGCTGCCACAACTTGGTTTAATAATCGTATTAAACCCACATTTAACGCAATATTCGGCTTGCAGCGGACCCTTGAGAGGGAAGTGAGGACTTGTGACACCTTGGTTATTTGGACCGATTGCGATCGAGAAGGCGAAAACATTGGCTTCGAGGTGATTGACGTGTGCAAGGCCGCCAAGCCTGGGATCCGCGTGCTGAGGGCTAAGTTCTCGCAGATCACTGGTCAGGCGATTCACAGAGCCTTAAACAATCTGGTGCAGCCGGATAAGAATGTCAGTGACGCTGTCGAAGTTAGGAGTGAGCTTGACCTTCGAATTGGTACGAATGTACCCCTGTTTTAGAAAATACATAACTTCAAGTAATTTGTTTGGAAGGCGCCTCCTTCACGCGATTCCAAACTCTGCGTCTGCAGAAGCTTTTCCCTGGTGTCCTTAGTGAAGGTCTGATTAGCTACGGAAGCTGCCAGTTCCCCACGTTGGGCTTTGTGGTGGAGAGGTACAAATCAATTCAGGATTTTGTACATGagaatttctggaaaattgaaGGTAACGccaatgaataaataatcatttctaACAGTGCTGATTTCAAATGCctacaatttttaacagtGAGCCATGAGAAAGATGGAGTTGTGGCCAGGTTCAACTGGGAGGAAGGCGAGCTGTTCGACGAGGATGCAGCCAGGTGCCTGTATGAGGCGTGCCAAGAGGTTAATCTGGCCACAGTGGATAACGTCCAGAGCCTGCCAAAGTCGAGGTGGCGACCAGTACCCCTTGATACAGTCGTATGTgttatatattcaaatttgttcatttaaattccaaCCGACTGTTGTTCTGCAGGAATTGGAGAAAACTGCGTCGCGCAAGCTAAGAATTAACGCCGCAGACACAATGAAGATTGCTGAGAAGCTCTACAACCAGGGACTGATCAGCTACCCAAGAACAGAGACCAACATTTTCCCCAAGGACCTGGCTCTAGTGCCACTGGTGGAAATGCAAACCAATGATCCTAACTGGGGTGGTACGTTTCTCATttactcattaaattttaactaatatttatttaaagcgtTCGCGCAGCGAGTTCTGCAGGATGGGCCAAACCCTCGGCAAGGCAAAAAGTCTGATCAGGCGCATCCACCGATTCACCCAACCAAGTACAGCAACTCACTGCAAGGtgagcaaataaaatgttttggaatgaatttctttatcaattaatttctcatCAAGGCAATGACAAAAAGGTGTACGAACTAATAGTTCGACACTTTTTGGCCTGCGTGTCCAAGGATGCTAAAGGACATGAAACGAAGGTGTTCATCTCTATTGGTGATGAAAAGGTTTGAAATAATGCTTAACTTTAAAGTTCAGAAAAAGCacaaactattaaaattttcatttaatatagctcttgaaaaaattgattgattcatTAGATTGATCTTTCTTCAAATGTAATGTGATTTGAGTTAAAGACTTATTACTACTTTTTCTTATATGTAtcataaaaaaagaaaatactaaaaattgttgtctgaagtaataaaaaatcgaaacatttgaaggcaaaaattaattggcgaAGTACTATTGAATATACttgcaagaatttttattgtttcacggtttataattttactttttatgcaTCTTACAGTTCCACGCAAAGGGACTAATGGTTTTGGAGAGGAATTACCTGGAAGTTTACATCTACGATCGTTGGTCTGACACAGAAATTCCTGTTTACAACGTAGGAGAACAATTTGTGCCGACAACTCTTGACTTTCGAGATGGAGAAACTTCGGCTCCTAATCTTCTGACTGAGCCAGAACTCATCTCCTTAATGGAGAAGCACGGAATCGGTTtgaattacttttaaaatctcCTTTTCAGTAagctttttaaacattatttaccTCCAGGAACGGACGCCACGCACGCTGAGCACATCGAGACAATAAAAAAGCGGAACTACGCCGCGCTCACCAATCAGAGCTACTTCATCCCTCAGCAGCTTGGCATGGCACTGGTTGAAGGCTACGACAGCATGGGTTTTCACATGTCCAAACCTTATCTCAGGGCAGAGCTTGAAGCTGATTTGAAAAAGTAACCAAATTATCCAAAAACACCTAAAATCATCTCTTAActaattcattattaattgCAGAATATGTGATAActaattcattattaattgCAGAATATGTGAAGGCAGGAAAAACGCGCAGGTTGTGCTTCGAGAGCAAATTGCCAGATACAAGGAGGTTTTCCAGCAGGCAGTCGCGCAGGttagtaataaaatattgtagaCAAACCGTGTTGAAGAtcggattttttattatgtatgCCTCTACAGGTGAACAAATTAGACGATGCTGTAGAACAGCAGCTTGGAGTGCAGCGGGATGCGAATGCCGTGGTGCAACTTCCGGTCGCGGTGGCTGACCTTAAGTTTGCCTCTTGTCCAGCTTGTGGACATGATTTGATCGTGAAGCAGAAGAGGGACAATAGTGAGTTCTACGTCAGCTGTTCTGCGTATCCAGCGTGCAGAAATTCCATCTGGTTTCCTTCTGTGGTCAATAGAGTTCAAGTCACAGACCAGATTTGCAGACAGGTAGTAATTTTAGCTTTAGCTTACTTTGGTGCTCAGGTTTTAAACAAGATTAATGCCATAGTGTGGGCCAAACACGAAACTTCTCTACTTCAAACTGCGCAGAGGAGAACTGGATGTTTTCTACCCTTCTTCAGAGTGCACAACCTGTGTGATGGGCTGTGACACAGCGTTCTTTAACAATCTTGGCATCAGGGGGTTTGCTCCTCGCCAACCAGGTAGcaatttctaatttcattaatagtcaaatttgattttcaatttttttccatagcaaattgtcaaaattaaaataagtggACGAgtttgatattattaatttttttggcagcCCAAGACAAAGTCAGCGCTCTTTTGCTGTCTGCAATTAATAGCAATATTTTGTAAACCACTGTGCCTACcgctattaaaattataggGAGCATATTTATAGACATCAATAATAGGAGGCATAATTAATACTATCGTTTTCAGCAGTTGTTTTCATTGTTAAAGTTGCCATACCTGAGTAACTTTCATTTcccaaatttataattttaataaagaagtAACAAGCTGCCCTGCTTGTTTTGATGTCATTTTATGCTGTGttaaaattacagattttaaactatatttatTGTATCATTTTTACGTCGCGGAAGGtggataaatttttcattgacgTCCTTagtccaaatatttttttattcacagcCCTTAGACCTGCAGCTGGTAACGATGATGGAGGAGATGACCCTGATGATGGCTTTGGACCTGGTGGGGATGGAGGAGGTGGCAGAGCCTTTCAGACCCAGCCTCGCCGTCCTAACAATCCGACCAGAGACAGGGTGTGGACCATTGGGCCTATGGGAGACTTTGGGGGACAACCACCCGAAGACACTGTACGCTGCACTTGCAACAACAGCCCTGCGGCTGTCATGCGCAGTGTCCGCAAAGAAGGGCCAAACAAAGGTTGCTTGAGAAAACTATCCATAGAATGcagcattattttatcttaactAAAGGACGCCAATTTTGGAGCTGTGAGAAACCTATGGGACAGAGCTGTGGCTTCTTCAAATGGGCTGACGAAGTTGGAGGAGAGCAGCCTCCTCCTCCGCCACCACCTTTGTTCATACCTTTCGCAGACAATGGTGATGATCAGGGAAGTGTTATGTGCAACTGCAACGTGCCTGCAGCAATGAGGACTGTACGGAAAGAAGGAGCAAATCagggtaaattttaaaccaagtTTCATTTGCGTCTGTTTAATGAAAGTGGCGCAGGTCGTACCTTCTGGAGCTGTGATAAGTCAAATAACGGCTGCGGTTTCTTCAAGTGGACCGATGAAGAAGTCCAGCAGCCACGAACTGTGCCAACAATGCCGCCGCCTCCAGCAAATAACAGCAGCGGGGATGTCTTATGCTCTTGCAACGCGCCAGCTGCCATGAGAACAGTGCGGAAAGATGGTCCAAATCAAGGTATATTTTGTTACAAGAGTTTATCGGACAGAATTCAATTTCTGTGAAAGGTCGACAGTTTTGGAGGTGTGGCAGTGGAGACAACTGCAATTTCTTTCAATGGGCGGACGAGGATGGGCCAAGCACAACCCAAAGCTGGCAGCAGCAGGAAGTTCAACGGCCGCCAACGGTGCCAACAATGCCGCCACCTCCACCAAATAACAGCGGCGAGGATGTCTTATGCTCTTGTAATGCACCTGCTTTTATGATGACGGTCCGTAAAGAAGGACCGAATCAAGGTATGCTTATTTGCGAGTATTTGGAGAAcagaattgcattttttggGAAAGGTCGACAGTTCTGGAGGTGTGGCAGTGGCAACAAGTGCAATTTCTTTCAATGGGCTGATGAGGATGTGCCCAGTGCAGGTCAAAGCTGGCAGCAGCCGTCTTCAACCTGGCAAAACAAGAAAACCACTGGAAAGAGAAAATGCAGTATTTGTCATAAAGAAGGTACATTAGATTCAATTTTGTGTCTTAAagtcaatatatttttaagaaaaatgaaatatttgaatttaaaattatcaaatggcTCAGCTCTGCGCGCATTAATTTAGGATAGATAtccttttgtgaaaattttaaagggacaaaaataaatagtatgaTCTCCAATGTACAGCAATTCCTTCAGCCCTTCAGGTCTCAGATCGGCAGTACTTTAACTCCACAACAAAATCCGTACAtctatattttcaataaaattgatgaaatggCCGTTGAggcatcatttttatttaattcttttgaaagCTTGTTAAATGCTGcgtcaaattgaaatgaagttgatgatgaaaaatataagaatATGTTATTGGGTTATTGAAACAGatgcattttgtttttctagTTTATTATCAGTTTtctctgcaaaaaatatttgtttcattgTTTACAGGTCACACGAAAGTCAAATGCCCAAACAGAAACGGATCTTGAAGCTAGGGAATTGAACTGACGTTTGCCATATTCTTCAAATTCGCCAAGTGTTAATTCACTCTGAGATGCGCATCATTGTTCCTTGTATTtgtagttaattaaaaaattattttcacacaaacAGATTTTAGTTAAGGAAATACACTGACTCAAATGTAGAGGACCAATGTGTCCCTTTCTTTATCATTCCACTTGAGATCAAGCAGGGCGTCACCGAAGGCCCTGGAAATTCTTGCGAGGGCCCTTGAGGCTGCATCTTGCACCAGGTCGACGGCTCTGTTGACGTCGACCAGGTCGCTGGCAGACATTTTAGTACCCAAGGCACTTCTCCGGTCCACTGTGTGAAGCAGGGTGATCAGTCCAGATCCGACTTCTTTAAGTTTTAGCTGCACGATGCCGTAGGTGTCTTCAGTGAGGGACGCCAGGGCTAGGTTTGACAGGGCAGAGGCCAGGTGCGCCAGAAAAGGGGCTTCTGACATCACCACAGCCACCATCTTGGCCACACTGGTGGCTTCCTCAGAGCTCTTTGATGCGTCCGACTCAACCCTCTTGCCCAGGGTCGTGAGCACCTTTTCGAAAATTGAGACAGCAGGAGCAGGAGGCTCAGGGCTACGGCTCGGCACCAGCCTGAGGGGCGACTGAATAGACTCCATGGGTCGGATGGTTGGCGTTTGCGGCGTTTGGTACAGCAGGCCCTTTAATTTGGACAGTGCCTGGGGCTGTACGGGTGTGTTCAGCACGGTAGGGGTGCTCGAGTGTGGAGGGGTGCCAAAACTGTTAACGTTTGGCGGGGGGCTCTTCACCGGCTTTGGTTTAGCCTTCTGCAGGTTGAACTCTCGCTCAAAACTGCCGACGGCGCCTGAGAAGATTTGCATGAGCTTGTTGAATCTAGTCGGATGGCCTCCTGGCTGACTGAGCACCCAAAACTCTGCTCTGCGTGCTGGATCCAGTTCCGAAATGAAAAGTAGATCCCTGGCGGCGGCCAGTTGCAGCTCCTTGGAGGAATCCAGGGCCGCCAAGAGGCTGAGCTCATCCGGCTCGGTCGCCTCCACAGGGAAGTGCCAGTTGGCGAGGAAGACTGCATGCGTGATTCGGTTGTTCAGGGTGAGCATCAGGGTCAGGAAGAAGTAGACGCAGAAGGAGGACGTCAGGGTGGACAGGCTTGGATAGCTCAGGGGAATTTCAAGCCAAGAGTAGCACAGCACTTGAAAGGTGAAGACCAGCAAGTTGATCGCGACGAAGCTCTTGAGGCAGGGTAAGAAAAGGCCACGCACGCCGTCTCTGAAGGTAGCCCGAACCTGAGTGATCAGGGGAAGGTTCACCACAGGTGGCACGTCCATTGGGCGGAGGCCGTATCTGGTGCGCAGGGTGATGAACGTGCTGGCCGTGATCAAGAAAAGTGCGCTGCTGGTGTCGAGGAACAGAAATCCAACCAGAAGGGCGACCACAAGGTTACACAGCAGCAGGTACTGATTGCCGCCGGTCAGGGCTTGCACGGGGACCTCAGTGAACACGCTACACGCAGTCTTGACCAGCGACAGGACCGAATTCTGCTGTTGCTTCTTCTCTCTGATGAGCTGGTTGAAGCTGGACGGGCGTAGCAGAGACGTCGTCCGGTGGAGGTTCTGTGAGAGTAGCATCACCTGCGCGGCTGTGAGCACGATAACCTCGATCAGGGTGGCGACGAATCTGAATGACAGCACGCGCGACACGGAGGCTGACAGCCAGCGGAAGGGATGCAACGGGTCTAACACGAGCGCGGCGTGAAGACATGCGAGCGCAACAGAGTGGCACAACACGCACCATGTTACGCTGCGAATGCGCCTCTTCGTCGCCTCCGCCTGCGGAATAGCCATCAGATCTGCAAACGCACAGGACGCTCTGTTATAGCCGCCGCATTCTTTGCAAactcaagagaaaaatgactAAATACAAACCTTGTTGCCGGCCGGCGAAAGCGCGGTTATTATTCCTTCTCTATTCTCTGCTGCTCTGTTCAGTTCAGACAGCAGGAAATTAGAGGCTGGTGCAACAGTCCTTAAAACTGATTGTAAccgaaacaataattattcctcTTGTTGACACCCTCAAACGGACCCATGCTGCCAGCTGCCACCAAAAGGCGGGATACGGGATTCCAGTAACCCGTAGCCAATCAGATATGTTTGATGCGCACAACTATggcagctgattgtgagcggcGCGAAAAGACAGAATTGAAAGAGAACAGTGTAAGACTGGTGTAAGACCTAACGTCCTAACGTAAGACCTTCGACGGCTTCGACCTTCAGTGAGTGCAAcgaggtaaaaatattttccggtTGCAGGTTGCCCCGTGCTCGTTGTTTCCGTTGACCTGGTTCCTGGGCCTGGTATTTGACCTTTTACTGCTGTTAAGAAATCGTCCTTGCAACAGgcacataattattatatatatatatatatatatatatatatatatat is part of the Cloeon dipterum chromosome 1, ieCloDipt1.1, whole genome shotgun sequence genome and harbors:
- the Top3alpha gene encoding DNA topoisomerase 3-alpha isoform X1 translates to MTCWLVLSRRTIGIFGGGCSHFLSSSTLGCRFESNMRKILHVAEKNDAAKNIASIMSGGRSQRREGMSRFNKIYEFNMNFQGQNCKMVMTSVSGHLLGHDFPATYRGWNSCNPVDLFSAPVVKSCSNDMEPIKRTLEREVRTCDTLVIWTDCDREGENIGFEVIDVCKAAKPGIRVLRAKFSQITGQAIHRALNNLVQPDKNVSDAVEVRSELDLRIGASFTRFQTLRLQKLFPGVLSEGLISYGSCQFPTLGFVVERYKSIQDFVHENFWKIEVSHEKDGVVARFNWEEGELFDEDAARCLYEACQEVNLATVDNVQSLPKSRWRPVPLDTVELEKTASRKLRINAADTMKIAEKLYNQGLISYPRTETNIFPKDLALVPLVEMQTNDPNWGAFAQRVLQDGPNPRQGKKSDQAHPPIHPTKYSNSLQGNDKKVYELIVRHFLACVSKDAKGHETKVFISIGDEKFHAKGLMVLERNYLEVYIYDRWSDTEIPVYNVGEQFVPTTLDFRDGETSAPNLLTEPELISLMEKHGIGTDATHAEHIETIKKRNYAALTNQSYFIPQQLGMALVEGYDSMGFHMSKPYLRAELEADLKKICEGRKNAQVVLREQIARYKEVFQQAVAQVNKLDDAVEQQLGVQRDANAVVQLPVAVADLKFASCPACGHDLIVKQKRDNSEFYVSCSAYPACRNSIWFPSVVNRVQVTDQICRQCGPNTKLLYFKLRRGELDVFYPSSECTTCVMGCDTAFFNNLGIRGFAPRQPALRPAAGNDDGGDDPDDGFGPGGDGGGGRAFQTQPRRPNNPTRDRVWTIGPMGDFGGQPPEDTVRCTCNNSPAAVMRSVRKEGPNKGRQFWSCEKPMGQSCGFFKWADEVGGEQPPPPPPPLFIPFADNGDDQGSVMCNCNVPAAMRTVRKEGANQGRTFWSCDKSNNGCGFFKWTDEEVQQPRTVPTMPPPPANNSSGDVLCSCNAPAAMRTVRKDGPNQGRQFWRCGSGDNCNFFQWADEDGPSTTQSWQQQEVQRPPTVPTMPPPPPNNSGEDVLCSCNAPAFMMTVRKEGPNQGRQFWRCGSGNKCNFFQWADEDVPSAGQSWQQPSSTWQNKKTTGKRKCSICHKEGHTKVKCPNRNGS
- the Ndc1 gene encoding nucleoporin NDC1 — protein: MAIPQAEATKRRIRSVTWCVLCHSVALACLHAALVLDPLHPFRWLSASVSRVLSFRFVATLIEVIVLTAAQVMLLSQNLHRTTSLLRPSSFNQLIREKKQQQNSVLSLVKTACSVFTEVPVQALTGGNQYLLLCNLVVALLVGFLFLDTSSALFLITASTFITLRTRYGLRPMDVPPVVNLPLITQVRATFRDGVRGLFLPCLKSFVAINLLVFTFQVLCYSWLEIPLSYPSLSTLTSSFCVYFFLTLMLTLNNRITHAVFLANWHFPVEATEPDELSLLAALDSSKELQLAAARDLLFISELDPARRAEFWVLSQPGGHPTRFNKLMQIFSGAVGSFEREFNLQKAKPKPVKSPPPNVNSFGTPPHSSTPTVLNTPVQPQALSKLKGLLYQTPQTPTIRPMESIQSPLRLVPSRSPEPPAPAVSIFEKVLTTLGKRVESDASKSSEEATSVAKMVAVVMSEAPFLAHLASALSNLALASLTEDTYGIVQLKLKEVGSGLITLLHTVDRRSALGTKMSASDLVDVNRAVDLVQDAASRALARISRAFGDALLDLKWNDKERDTLVLYI
- the Top3alpha gene encoding DNA topoisomerase 3-alpha isoform X2 translates to MTCWLVLSRRTIGIFGGGCSHFLSSSTLGCRFESNMRKILHVAEKNDAAKNIASIMSGGRSQRREGMSRFNKIYEFNMNFQGQNCKMVMTSVSGHLLGHDFPATYRGWNSCNPVDLFSAPVVKSCSNDMEPIKRTLEREVRTCDTLVIWTDCDREGENIGFEVIDVCKAAKPGIRVLRAKFSQITGQAIHRALNNLVQPDKNVSDAVEVRSELDLRIGASFTRFQTLRLQKLFPGVLSEGLISYGSCQFPTLGFVVERYKSIQDFVHENFWKIEVSHEKDGVVARFNWEEGELFDEDAARCLYEACQEVNLATVDNVQSLPKSRWRPVPLDTVELEKTASRKLRINAADTMKIAEKLYNQGLISYPRTETNIFPKDLALVPLVEMQTNDPNWGAFAQRVLQDGPNPRQGKKSDQAHPPIHPTKYSNSLQGNDKKVYELIVRHFLACVSKDAKGHETKVFISIGDEKFHAKGLMVLERNYLEVYIYDRWSDTEIPVYNVGEQFVPTTLDFRDGETSAPNLLTEPELISLMEKHGIGTDATHAEHIETIKKRNYAALTNQSYFIPQQLGMALVEGYDSMGFHMSKPYLRAELEADLKKICEGRKNAQVVLREQIARYKEVFQQAVAQVNKLDDAVEQQLGVQRDANAVVQLPVAVADLKFASCPACGHDLIVKQKRDNSEFYVSCSAYPACRNSIWFPSVVNRVQVTDQICRQCGPNTKLLYFKLRRGELDVFYPSSECTTCVMGCDTAFFNNLGIRGFAPRQPALRPAAGNDDGGDDPDDGFGPGGDGGGGRAFQTQPRRPNNPTRDRVWTIGPMGDFGGQPPEDTVRCTCNNSPAAVMRSVRKEGPNKGRQFWSCEKPMGQSCGFFKWADEVGGEQPPPPPPPLFIPFADNGDDQGSVMCNCNVPAAMRTVRKEGANQGRTFWSCDKSNNGCGFFKWTDEEVQQPRTVPTMPPPPANNSSGDVLCSCNAPAAMRTVRKDGPNQGRQFWRCGSGNKCNFFQWADEDVPSAGQSWQQPSSTWQNKKTTGKRKCSICHKEGHTKVKCPNRNGS